From one Gemmobacter sp. genomic stretch:
- a CDS encoding nucleotidyltransferase family protein, translating into MVRSDVTILIAAAGGSTRMRGGDKLLEQVGGIPLLRRQGLAARASGARVVVTLPPDRPARAEVLEGLGAEVAVLADAAEGMAASLRHGARVAGGALMVLPADMPEIDMADLRSMLAAHKAAPDAILRGASDGAPGHPVLFPADLRADLAQLTGDEGARSVLARHRGRVQLVPLPGRHALTDLDTPEDWAAWRAAR; encoded by the coding sequence ATGGTTCGGAGTGATGTGACGATCCTGATCGCGGCGGCCGGGGGCAGCACGCGGATGCGCGGCGGCGACAAGCTGCTGGAGCAGGTGGGCGGCATTCCCCTGCTGCGCCGGCAGGGGCTGGCCGCGCGGGCCAGCGGGGCGCGGGTGGTGGTGACGCTGCCGCCCGACCGGCCGGCGCGGGCCGAGGTGCTGGAGGGGCTGGGGGCCGAGGTGGCGGTTCTGGCCGATGCGGCCGAAGGCATGGCCGCATCGCTGCGCCATGGCGCGCGGGTGGCAGGCGGGGCGCTGATGGTGCTGCCCGCCGACATGCCGGAGATTGATATGGCCGATCTGCGATCCATGCTGGCCGCCCACAAGGCCGCGCCCGATGCCATCCTGCGCGGGGCGTCGGACGGGGCTCCGGGCCACCCGGTGCTGTTCCCCGCCGACCTGCGGGCCGATCTGGCGCAGTTGACCGGCGACGAAGGCGCGCGGTCGGTGCTGGCGCGGCACCGGGGCCGGGTGCAGCTGGTGCCCCTGCCCGGCCGCCACGCCCTGACCGATCTGGACACGCCCGAGGACTGGGCCGCCTGGCGCGCCGCGCGCTGA
- a CDS encoding Hint domain-containing protein, translated as MPVFALYNFNDTDTTIRDSALGNGAQDGYYMHGATPAGGVVNFDGIDDFAKIYQSDTFQMDRGTVSMKFTQAEHVGDGPNTVLSRDAEGLNNGGFRVEVLKDGSVLVSHETATETVTYTTEPGFLSPGDRIEFSYSWDNGGTEPGKLVIINHTQGTWHIDDVPNTLSMDMGSANPNWIVGAGQSTTDLGSLAGIDQHFKGNAEFLSFSDTVDNGGGGGGGRDGIVWGTTGGDLIDVTYTGDNDGDMIDSGDALLSGAVGDDDFVIAGDGDDTVISGEGDDAVFGGNGNDQIYGGPGDDTLSGGNGDDTLHGGDGDDTLMGDAGNDSLSGGEGDNLLTGDAGNDTLVGGSGSSTLLGGDDRDSFTITSGGDYIDGGEGGDDHDVLDLTGAGPLRVTYDQDNPENGLVTFLDADRNVVGTSRFVNIEHVIPCFTPGTLIATPRGEIPVEELRVGDRVITRDNGIQEIRWTGQRDMSAGDFAVAPHLRPVLIRKGSLGNGLPERDMMVSPNHRVLVANDRTALYFDEHEVLVAAKHLVGDGIKSIMSAGTAYIHFMCDRHEVVLSNGAWTETFQPGDQTLKGMGNAQRSEIFEIFPELKQPEGVEAYAAARRTLKRHEALLLAR; from the coding sequence ATGCCGGTTTTCGCGCTGTACAATTTCAACGACACGGATACCACCATCCGGGATTCGGCGCTCGGGAACGGCGCGCAGGATGGCTACTACATGCATGGTGCCACGCCGGCAGGCGGGGTGGTCAATTTTGACGGGATCGACGATTTCGCCAAGATCTATCAGTCGGACACCTTCCAGATGGATCGCGGCACGGTGTCGATGAAATTCACCCAGGCGGAACATGTCGGCGACGGGCCGAACACGGTGCTGTCGCGGGATGCCGAAGGGCTGAACAACGGCGGCTTCCGGGTCGAAGTGCTGAAGGACGGTTCGGTCCTGGTCAGCCACGAAACCGCGACCGAGACGGTGACCTACACCACCGAACCGGGCTTCCTGTCGCCGGGCGACCGCATCGAATTCTCCTATTCCTGGGACAATGGCGGGACCGAGCCGGGCAAGCTGGTCATCATCAACCATACCCAGGGCACCTGGCATATCGACGACGTGCCGAACACCCTGTCGATGGACATGGGCAGCGCGAACCCGAACTGGATCGTCGGCGCCGGCCAATCGACCACGGATCTGGGTTCGCTGGCCGGTATCGACCAGCATTTCAAGGGCAATGCCGAATTCCTGTCGTTCTCCGACACGGTGGACAACGGCGGCGGTGGCGGCGGCGGGCGTGACGGCATCGTCTGGGGCACCACCGGCGGCGACCTGATCGACGTCACCTATACCGGCGACAACGATGGCGACATGATCGACAGCGGCGATGCGCTGCTGTCGGGCGCGGTGGGCGACGATGACTTCGTGATTGCCGGCGACGGCGACGATACCGTCATCTCTGGTGAAGGGGACGATGCCGTGTTCGGCGGCAACGGCAACGACCAGATTTACGGCGGCCCCGGCGACGATACGCTCAGCGGTGGCAATGGCGACGACACGCTGCATGGCGGCGACGGCGACGATACCCTGATGGGCGACGCCGGCAACGACAGCCTGTCGGGTGGCGAAGGCGACAACCTGCTGACCGGGGATGCCGGCAACGACACGCTGGTCGGCGGCAGCGGTTCCAGCACGCTGCTGGGCGGCGATGACCGCGACTCGTTCACCATCACATCGGGCGGCGACTATATCGACGGCGGCGAAGGCGGCGACGATCACGACGTGCTGGATCTGACCGGCGCCGGCCCGCTGCGCGTGACCTATGATCAGGACAACCCGGAAAACGGCCTGGTCACCTTCCTCGATGCCGACCGCAACGTCGTGGGCACCTCGCGCTTCGTCAATATCGAACATGTGATCCCCTGCTTTACCCCCGGCACGCTGATCGCCACCCCGCGCGGCGAAATCCCGGTCGAGGAACTGCGCGTGGGCGACCGGGTGATCACCCGCGACAACGGCATCCAGGAAATCCGCTGGACCGGCCAGCGCGACATGTCGGCCGGCGATTTCGCCGTGGCGCCGCATCTGCGCCCCGTGCTGATCCGCAAGGGCAGCCTGGGCAACGGCTTGCCGGAACGCGACATGATGGTCAGCCCCAACCACCGCGTGCTGGTGGCCAACGACCGCACCGCGCTGTATTTCGACGAACACGAGGTGCTGGTGGCCGCCAAGCATCTGGTGGGTGACGGGATCAAGTCGATCATGTCGGCGGGCACCGCCTATATCCATTTCATGTGCGACCGCCACGAAGTGGTGCTGTCGAACGGCGCCTGGACGGAAACCTTCCAGCCCGGCGACCAGACCCTGAAGGGCATGGGCAATGCGCAGCGCAGCGAGATTTTCGAGATCTTCCCCGAGTTGAAGCAGCCCGAAGGCGTCGAGGCCTATGCCGCCGCGCGCCGCACCCTGAAACGGCACGAGGCGCTGCTGCTGGCGCGCTGA
- the tsf gene encoding translation elongation factor Ts, with product MTITAQMVKELREATGAGMMDAKKALTEVAGDFEAAIDWLRTKGLAKAAKKADRVAAEGLVGVAVSTGKGVAIEINSETDFVAKNADFQALVREVAKIALETGDSVEVVKAADLNGKTVDTVVTEAIARIGENLNFRRMHVLEGQTVVSYVHNAATEGMGKIGVLVALNGPEDKAKEIGKQFAMHIAATSPLSLSEATMDPTLVERELQVQTSKALEENASSAKPKPEQVIHNNIIPGRMKKFLAENTLMGQAFVINPDLTVEQAAKEAGVEITGYARVAVGEGVEKKEDDFAAEVAKMVQG from the coding sequence ATGACGATCACGGCTCAGATGGTCAAGGAACTGCGCGAAGCCACCGGCGCAGGCATGATGGACGCCAAGAAGGCACTGACCGAAGTTGCCGGCGATTTCGAAGCCGCCATCGACTGGCTGCGCACCAAAGGTCTGGCCAAGGCCGCCAAGAAGGCCGACCGCGTTGCCGCCGAAGGTCTGGTGGGCGTCGCCGTGTCGACCGGCAAGGGCGTTGCCATCGAGATCAACTCGGAAACCGACTTCGTTGCCAAGAACGCCGATTTCCAGGCGCTGGTGCGTGAAGTGGCCAAGATCGCGCTGGAAACCGGCGATTCGGTCGAGGTGGTCAAGGCCGCCGACCTGAACGGCAAGACCGTGGACACCGTCGTCACCGAAGCCATCGCGCGCATCGGTGAAAACCTGAACTTCCGTCGGATGCACGTTCTGGAAGGCCAGACCGTCGTCTCCTATGTCCACAATGCCGCCACCGAAGGCATGGGCAAGATCGGCGTGCTGGTTGCGCTGAACGGGCCGGAAGACAAGGCGAAGGAAATCGGCAAGCAGTTCGCGATGCACATTGCCGCGACCTCGCCGCTGTCGCTGTCCGAGGCCACCATGGACCCGACCCTGGTCGAGCGCGAGTTGCAGGTCCAGACCTCGAAGGCGCTGGAAGAAAACGCCTCGTCGGCCAAGCCCAAGCCCGAACAGGTGATCCACAACAACATCATCCCGGGCCGGATGAAGAAGTTCCTGGCGGAAAACACCCTGATGGGCCAGGCCTTCGTGATCAACCCGGACCTGACCGTCGAGCAGGCGGCCAAGGAAGCCGGCGTCGAAATCACCGGCTATGCCCGCGTCGCCGTCGGCGAAGGCGTGGAAAAGAAGGAAGACGATTTCGCGGCCGAAGTCGCCAAGATGGTTCAGGGCTGA
- a CDS encoding Glu/Leu/Phe/Val dehydrogenase codes for MHHSGEPSFRESVDLMFDRAVALMDLAPGLAQKIKVCNSTYTVRFGVRLRGKIETFVGYRSVHSEHMEPVKGGIRYATNVSQDEVEALAALMTYKCALVETPFGGSKGGLCIDPRQYDERELEQITRRFAYELIKRDLINPAQNVPAPDMGTGEREMAWIVDQYRRMNTTDINAAACVTGKPLNSGGIRGRVEATGRGVQYALREFFRHPDDMAKAGLTGDLDGKRVVVQGLGNVGYHAAKFLSEDDGAKIIAVIERDGGVVNAAGLDIEDLRAHLIATGGVKDYPRGQYVEDGASLLEQDCDILIPAAMEGVIHIGNAARIKAPLLIEAANGPVTFGADEILRRKGCVIIPDMYANAGGVTVSYFEWVKNLSHIRFGRMQRRAEESRSRLLVEELERLSADKGLGWELKPEFREKFLTGSDELALVRSGLDDTMRIAYQSMRDIWHGRQDVQDLRVAAYIVAIDRVAATYRSKGL; via the coding sequence ATGCACCATTCCGGCGAACCCAGCTTTCGGGAATCCGTCGACCTGATGTTCGACCGCGCGGTGGCGCTGATGGACCTTGCGCCGGGGCTGGCGCAGAAGATCAAGGTCTGCAATTCCACCTATACCGTGCGCTTCGGCGTGCGCCTGCGCGGCAAGATCGAAACCTTCGTCGGCTATCGCTCGGTGCATTCGGAACATATGGAACCCGTCAAGGGCGGCATCCGCTATGCCACCAACGTCAGCCAGGACGAGGTCGAGGCGCTGGCCGCGCTGATGACCTACAAATGCGCGCTGGTCGAAACGCCCTTTGGCGGATCCAAGGGCGGGCTGTGCATCGACCCGCGCCAGTATGACGAACGCGAACTGGAACAGATCACCCGCCGTTTCGCCTATGAGCTGATCAAGCGCGACCTGATCAACCCGGCCCAGAACGTGCCCGCCCCCGACATGGGCACGGGCGAACGCGAAATGGCCTGGATCGTCGACCAGTATCGCCGCATGAACACCACCGACATCAATGCCGCCGCCTGCGTCACCGGCAAGCCGCTGAATTCCGGCGGCATCCGCGGCCGGGTCGAGGCGACGGGGCGGGGCGTGCAATATGCGCTGCGCGAATTCTTCCGCCACCCCGACGACATGGCCAAGGCCGGCCTGACCGGCGACCTCGATGGCAAGCGCGTGGTGGTGCAGGGCCTGGGCAACGTGGGCTATCATGCGGCCAAGTTCCTGTCCGAGGATGACGGCGCAAAGATCATCGCGGTGATCGAACGCGATGGCGGCGTGGTGAACGCGGCGGGCCTGGATATCGAGGATCTGCGCGCCCATCTGATTGCGACCGGCGGGGTCAAGGATTACCCGCGCGGGCAATATGTCGAAGATGGCGCCAGCCTGCTGGAACAGGACTGCGACATCCTGATCCCCGCCGCGATGGAAGGGGTGATCCACATCGGCAATGCCGCCCGCATCAAGGCCCCCCTGCTCATCGAGGCGGCGAACGGCCCCGTCACCTTCGGCGCCGATGAAATCCTGCGCCGCAAGGGCTGCGTCATCATCCCCGACATGTATGCCAACGCCGGCGGCGTGACGGTTTCCTATTTCGAATGGGTCAAGAACCTGTCGCACATCCGCTTTGGCCGCATGCAGCGCCGGGCCGAGGAATCGCGCTCGCGCCTGCTGGTCGAGGAACTGGAACGGCTGTCGGCCGACAAGGGCCTGGGATGGGAGCTGAAGCCCGAGTTCCGGGAAAAGTTCCTGACCGGATCCGATGAACTGGCGCTGGTCCGGTCGGGCCTGGATGACACCATGCGCATCGCCTACCAGTCGATGCGGGACATCTGGCATGGCCGGCAGGACGTGCAGGATCTGCGCGTGGCGGCCTATATCGTCGCGATCGACCGGGTGGCGGCCACCTATCGGTCCAAGGGGCTGTAA
- the rpsB gene encoding 30S ribosomal protein S2, which yields MALPDFSMRQLLEAGVHYGHQTQRWNPRMAEYIYGDRNGIHIIDLTQTVPLLDQALKIVRDTVAKGGRILFVGTKRQAQKPVADAAEKCAQYYMNHRWLGGTLTNWKTVSLSIQRLKAIDEQLASGAEGLTKKERLNMEREQAKLTASLGGIRDMGGVPDLLFVVDVGKEDLAVLEANKLGIPVVAVVDTNCSPKGVSHIIPGNDDAARAIGLYCDLVARAALDGMTAQMGAAGIDLGALEEAPQEEAVEG from the coding sequence ATGGCGCTTCCCGATTTCTCCATGCGTCAGCTGCTTGAAGCTGGCGTTCACTACGGCCACCAGACCCAGCGCTGGAACCCGCGCATGGCCGAATACATCTACGGCGACCGCAACGGCATCCATATCATCGACCTGACCCAGACCGTCCCGCTGCTGGACCAGGCTCTGAAGATCGTGCGCGATACCGTCGCCAAGGGCGGCCGCATCCTGTTCGTCGGCACCAAGCGCCAGGCGCAGAAGCCGGTCGCGGATGCTGCGGAAAAATGCGCACAGTATTACATGAACCACCGCTGGCTGGGTGGCACGCTGACCAACTGGAAAACCGTGTCGCTGTCGATCCAGCGCCTGAAGGCCATTGACGAGCAGCTCGCTTCGGGCGCCGAAGGCCTGACCAAGAAAGAGCGTCTGAACATGGAACGCGAGCAGGCCAAGCTGACGGCCTCGCTGGGCGGGATCCGTGACATGGGCGGCGTGCCGGACCTGCTGTTCGTCGTGGACGTGGGCAAGGAAGACCTGGCCGTTCTGGAAGCCAACAAGCTGGGCATCCCGGTTGTGGCCGTGGTCGATACCAACTGCTCGCCCAAGGGCGTCAGCCACATCATCCCGGGCAACGATGACGCGGCCCGCGCGATCGGCCTGTACTGCGATCTGGTCGCCCGCGCGGCGCTGGATGGCATGACCGCCCAGATGGGCGCCGCCGGGATCGACCTTGGCGCGCTGGAAGAGGCGCCCCAGGAAGAAGCCGTCGAAGGCTGA
- a CDS encoding LuxR family transcriptional regulator: MSNALTHMQRIAGARTPEELWAHLLVALADYGFDRVNYGATRQGREGSLGDMQDAVFLSNHARGVMSDYFDMGFFMRTPMFRWVLTHTGACSWRWAEEERRAGRLSAEELAAQDMARRAGMVAGYSISFADPSPRNRAAMGLSARRGLSQDDVDALWAERGDEVHTICQIMHLKIQVMPLPVQRRPLSPRQREALEWVAEGKTTQDIATIMGISPAMVEKHLRLAREVLDVDTTAHAVAKAALLNHLFAGDHVPFRNLTLQSASDQVDR, translated from the coding sequence TTGAGCAACGCCTTGACCCATATGCAACGAATCGCCGGTGCGCGCACACCCGAGGAACTGTGGGCGCATCTGCTGGTGGCGCTGGCCGATTATGGATTCGACCGGGTGAACTACGGCGCGACCCGGCAGGGGCGCGAAGGATCGCTGGGCGACATGCAGGATGCGGTCTTCCTGTCGAACCATGCGCGGGGGGTGATGTCGGACTACTTCGACATGGGCTTCTTCATGCGCACGCCGATGTTCCGCTGGGTGCTGACCCATACCGGCGCCTGTTCCTGGCGGTGGGCCGAGGAAGAGCGGCGCGCGGGCCGGCTGTCGGCCGAGGAGCTGGCCGCGCAGGACATGGCGCGACGGGCGGGGATGGTGGCGGGCTATTCGATCAGCTTTGCCGATCCGTCGCCGCGCAACCGGGCCGCCATGGGCCTGTCGGCGCGCCGCGGCCTGAGCCAGGACGATGTCGATGCGCTATGGGCCGAACGCGGGGACGAGGTGCATACGATCTGCCAGATCATGCATCTGAAGATACAGGTCATGCCCTTGCCGGTGCAGCGCCGCCCGCTGTCGCCGCGTCAGCGCGAGGCGCTGGAATGGGTGGCCGAGGGCAAGACCACGCAGGATATCGCCACGATCATGGGGATTTCGCCGGCGATGGTGGAAAAGCACCTGCGCCTGGCGCGAGAGGTGCTGGATGTGGACACTACCGCCCATGCGGTGGCCAAGGCGGCGCTGCTGAACCACCTGTTCGCCGGCGACCATGTGCCGTTCCGCAACCTGACGCTTCAGTCAGCATCTGACCAGGTGGACAGGTAA
- the pyrC gene encoding dihydroorotase encodes MVTELALRRPDDWHLHLRDGAMLQGVLPESARHFGRAIIMPNLVPPVVTGADAAAYRDRILAALPDGMAFEPLMTLYLTEGTDPADVRAAAASGLVKAVKLYPAGATTNSHGGVRDFDKVRGVLEAMAEIGLPLCVHGEVTDPAVDIFDREAVFIDRVLDPVRRATPGLRVVMEHITTSQGADYVRSADRDLAATITTHHLIINRNHLLVGGIRPHYYCLPVAKREEHRLALRAAATSGDVRFFLGTDSAPHVDPLKECACGCAGCFTATNTMALLAHVFDEDGALDRLEGFVALNGPAYYRLPVNHGTIRLVKHDQPVTFPEKIHTGAGPVTVFDPGFPVFWDVAAD; translated from the coding sequence ATGGTCACAGAACTCGCGCTTCGCCGCCCCGACGACTGGCACCTGCACCTGCGCGATGGCGCGATGCTGCAAGGTGTCCTGCCCGAATCCGCCCGCCATTTCGGGCGGGCGATCATCATGCCCAATCTGGTGCCCCCCGTGGTCACCGGCGCCGATGCCGCCGCCTACCGCGACCGCATCCTGGCCGCCCTGCCCGACGGCATGGCGTTCGAGCCGCTGATGACGCTGTATCTGACCGAAGGCACCGATCCGGCAGATGTGCGCGCCGCGGCGGCAAGCGGGCTGGTCAAGGCGGTAAAGCTGTATCCCGCCGGCGCCACCACCAATTCGCATGGCGGCGTGCGCGATTTCGACAAGGTGCGCGGCGTGCTGGAGGCGATGGCCGAGATCGGCCTGCCGCTGTGCGTGCATGGCGAGGTGACGGACCCCGCCGTCGACATCTTTGACCGCGAGGCGGTGTTCATCGACCGCGTGCTGGATCCGGTGCGCCGCGCGACGCCCGGCCTGCGGGTGGTGATGGAACATATCACCACGTCGCAGGGCGCCGATTACGTGCGCTCGGCCGACCGCGACCTGGCGGCGACGATCACGACGCATCACCTGATCATCAACCGCAATCACCTGCTGGTGGGCGGGATCCGGCCGCATTACTACTGCCTGCCGGTCGCCAAGCGCGAGGAACACCGGCTGGCGCTGCGCGCCGCCGCCACCTCGGGCGATGTGCGGTTCTTCCTGGGCACCGACAGCGCGCCGCATGTCGACCCGCTCAAGGAATGCGCCTGCGGCTGCGCCGGGTGCTTTACCGCGACCAACACCATGGCGCTGCTGGCGCATGTGTTCGACGAGGATGGCGCGCTGGACCGGCTGGAAGGGTTCGTGGCGCTGAACGGGCCGGCCTATTACCGGCTGCCGGTGAACCACGGCACGATCCGGCTGGTCAAGCACGACCAGCCCGTGACGTTCCCCGAGAAAATCCACACCGGCGCGGGGCCGGTGACGGTGTTCGATCCGGGTTTCCCGGTGTTCTGGGACGTCGCGGCAGACTGA
- a CDS encoding FAD-binding oxidoreductase — protein MQNSRDVIVIGGGVHGASAAWWLTKFAPDLRVTVIERDPTYAKAATALSVASVRSQFSNPVNVAISRFGVDFIRNFGTELALDPGQGDLGLKENGYLFLGGTPDAPAVMEEIAAMQRDHGAATRVLTPQGVAGLFPWMNVEDLTAGSYGPRDEGWFDNMGLLGGFRTAARRQGVEFLHDEAVGLEMAGNRITAVKLASGKVLSCGSVINAAGTRGAQVMAWAGAPIPVEPRKRTVFVIDAPNARHPDAPLIIDHLGYYMRPEHEGWICATVPEGDGPCDVDDFEPEAHLFEDVIWPLLYQRSEGFDACKVQRLWVGHYDYNTLDQNAIVGRDPRRDNLFVLNGFSGHGLQQSPAIGRGMAELVLHGAYRSLDLSELGVERVLEGRPFLERAIV, from the coding sequence TTGCAGAACAGCCGTGATGTGATCGTGATCGGAGGGGGCGTCCATGGCGCCTCGGCCGCCTGGTGGCTGACCAAATTCGCGCCGGATCTGCGCGTTACCGTGATCGAACGTGATCCGACCTATGCCAAAGCGGCCACGGCGCTGTCCGTCGCCTCGGTGCGCAGCCAGTTTTCGAATCCGGTGAACGTGGCGATTTCCCGATTCGGGGTGGATTTCATCCGCAATTTCGGCACCGAACTGGCGCTGGATCCGGGGCAGGGCGACCTGGGGCTGAAGGAAAACGGCTACCTCTTTCTGGGCGGCACCCCCGATGCGCCGGCCGTGATGGAGGAAATCGCCGCCATGCAGCGCGATCACGGCGCGGCGACCCGGGTGCTGACCCCGCAGGGCGTGGCGGGCCTGTTCCCCTGGATGAACGTCGAGGATCTGACCGCCGGCAGCTATGGCCCGCGCGACGAAGGCTGGTTCGACAACATGGGCCTGCTGGGCGGCTTCCGCACCGCCGCGCGCCGGCAGGGCGTGGAATTCCTGCATGACGAGGCCGTGGGGCTGGAGATGGCGGGCAACCGGATCACCGCAGTCAAGCTTGCCTCGGGCAAGGTGCTGTCCTGCGGATCGGTGATCAACGCCGCCGGCACGCGCGGCGCACAGGTGATGGCCTGGGCCGGCGCCCCGATCCCGGTGGAACCGCGCAAGCGCACCGTCTTTGTCATCGACGCGCCGAACGCCCGCCATCCCGATGCCCCGCTGATCATCGACCACCTGGGCTATTACATGCGCCCCGAACACGAAGGCTGGATCTGCGCCACCGTCCCCGAAGGCGACGGCCCCTGCGATGTCGACGATTTCGAACCCGAAGCGCATCTGTTCGAGGATGTGATCTGGCCGCTGCTGTATCAGCGGTCCGAGGGGTTCGACGCCTGCAAGGTGCAGCGCCTGTGGGTCGGTCATTACGATTACAACACGCTGGACCAGAACGCGATCGTCGGCCGCGATCCGCGGCGCGACAACCTGTTCGTGCTCAACGGCTTTTCCGGCCACGGGCTGCAACAGTCGCCGGCCATCGGTCGCGGCATGGCGGAACTGGTGCTGCACGGCGCCTACCGCAGCCTCGATCTGTCGGAACTGGGCGTGGAACGTGTGCTGGAAGGCCGCCCCTTCCTGGAACGCGCCATCGTCTGA